From one Thermoanaerobaculum aquaticum genomic stretch:
- a CDS encoding YIP1 family protein translates to MADVMPPSGFEPPQPPTPPEPPFAPPPAPPLLPWEDPAYPRLEALYETAKLVLFNPREAFSRMSLTVSLGKPILFAVILGWVGIIVGQIYQWAFRSTLASLMPGMFARQDMFFSKVASVITVITAPVWVLFGLGLTTLFIHLFLLLFGGAQRGFETTLRTLAYSEATYVFQIIPLVGWIVAVIWWFFVSIVGLAQAHGTTTGRAAGAVLTPVLLCCVCVIAVLVMAGAAIFGALQQLR, encoded by the coding sequence ATGGCCGATGTCATGCCGCCTTCTGGCTTTGAGCCCCCGCAACCACCAACCCCACCCGAACCACCCTTCGCGCCACCTCCGGCTCCGCCCTTGCTCCCCTGGGAGGACCCCGCTTATCCGCGCTTGGAAGCGCTTTACGAAACCGCCAAGCTGGTGCTCTTCAACCCGCGGGAGGCTTTTTCCCGTATGAGCCTCACGGTGAGCTTAGGAAAACCCATCCTTTTTGCCGTCATCCTGGGATGGGTGGGCATTATCGTGGGGCAAATTTACCAATGGGCCTTCCGCTCCACCCTGGCCTCCCTCATGCCCGGTATGTTTGCCCGCCAAGACATGTTCTTCTCCAAGGTAGCCTCGGTCATCACCGTGATCACCGCACCGGTGTGGGTGCTCTTCGGTCTTGGCCTCACCACCCTGTTCATCCACCTGTTCTTGCTGCTCTTCGGCGGGGCTCAACGGGGTTTTGAGACCACCCTTCGCACGCTGGCCTACAGCGAAGCTACCTACGTGTTCCAGATCATTCCGCTGGTAGGTTGGATCGTTGCCGTCATCTGGTGGTTTTTTGTGAGCATTGTGGGCCTGGCCCAAGCCCACGGCACCACCACCGGACGAGCTGCCGGTGCGGTTTTGACCCCGGTTTTGCTGTGTTGCGTTTGCGTGATTGCCGTGCTGGTGATGGCGGGCGCCGCTATCTTCGGCGCCTTGCAGCAGCTGCGGTGA